A genomic stretch from Chitinophaga agri includes:
- a CDS encoding site-specific integrase yields MNILKTKYNFWLYKSKLNKKGQSPIYMRIIVGSSKTELSTGIFVSSKNWDGNRQVIRDREEDVEMLNEKLEILKKKFKQSFKQLMELETDFTPEMIKSRMLGENIEFKTLLQLFTSHNAKMKELEGKDYAPATLKRYNTTLIHVQNFLKHKFNQSDILISQLNLSFLNEFEHYFKVVRGCNHNSAVKYIKNLRRVINSALDNQYISTDPFAGYKSKIKPVTTVFLTKDELSRIEGKIFDIPRLESVKKIFLFQVYSGLSYIDLKNLQSSHIIDLLGQQWIFTTRTKSKIPVRVPLIVSIR; encoded by the coding sequence GGCTCATCTAAAACAGAACTCTCAACTGGAATTTTTGTTTCAAGTAAAAATTGGGATGGTAACAGGCAGGTAATACGGGATAGGGAAGAAGATGTTGAAATGTTGAATGAGAAGTTGGAGATATTAAAGAAAAAATTCAAGCAATCTTTTAAGCAGCTTATGGAACTAGAGACTGACTTCACGCCCGAAATGATTAAGAGTAGGATGCTTGGGGAAAACATTGAATTCAAAACGTTACTTCAGCTTTTTACAAGTCATAACGCAAAAATGAAAGAATTGGAAGGGAAGGACTATGCCCCAGCTACATTAAAAAGGTACAATACGACGCTTATACATGTTCAAAATTTTTTAAAACATAAGTTTAATCAATCCGATATATTAATCTCACAATTGAATCTTTCGTTTTTGAATGAATTTGAACACTATTTTAAGGTGGTTAGAGGCTGTAATCATAATTCAGCTGTCAAATACATCAAAAACCTACGTAGAGTGATAAATTCGGCGCTAGACAACCAATATATTTCGACAGACCCTTTCGCTGGCTATAAAAGTAAAATTAAGCCTGTAACAACGGTGTTTTTGACTAAAGATGAATTAAGTAGGATAGAGGGAAAGATTTTTGACATTCCACGATTAGAGAGTGTAAAAAAGATTTTTCTCTTTCAGGTTTATTCTGGCCTATCTTATATAGATTTAAAAAATCTGCAATCTTCTCATATCATTGATTTGCTTGGCCAACAATGGATATTTACTACAAGGACAAAAAGTAAAATACCTGTTCGGGTTCCATTAATTGTAAGTATCCGGTAG